The Venturia canescens isolate UGA chromosome 7, ASM1945775v1, whole genome shotgun sequence genome segment AGCATCCTCACAACTTTTCTTTGCAACATTTTCTGCTGTACTTCCAACTTTTCTTTCGAGCTGCTTGAATTGGTAACTAGTTAAGAATGGAATATTGAGCGTTGCCAGAAGAGAATTCAAATGAGTATATCCCAATCCGTTGTTCAATGTACCTGAGTAAAAATTGATACATTATATAAATCTTCAGTGCGCAAACGACGGGATTaatattgaatataaaaaaataattccacatGGCATACGTACCCAATACTGCTTTTAAATTGACCGAGTACTCGTTTTGTTGATTCTCTGCTTGCCTCGAAGTGTCGGTCAGCACTTCATTTACATGAAGGCAGTGAtgacatcgaatatcaaaAATTGAAGCAAGGCCTTTATGTCGTTCTTTTATTGTATATTTTAGAGAAAGTACTTCTTTGCACAAAGTACATATTAAATTCTCTGCGAATATAGCAAAGTTGACAATGCGACGGCCCTCGACATCAATTGATTCGGAACTTATGACATTCTCTTCACACatcacttttcgtttttttccagcGTCAGTGAGCATAGCACGATGCTTATAAACTCGAGAACTAACAAATCGACCATTCCATCGATGAATTTCgggtttttttgaatttttttccccgtcaTTTTCATTTACCGCCGTCGTTGACATGATAACCTCTAAAAACGCtgggcgaaaaaaatgacacgaaaacacaGAGGCACAGATCTCACTGCATCCAATCTAACAGCTGCATATTAAGAAATTACGCAACGTTGCCAAACTTTGTTGTTATTTCAACACAATTTTCAATcatcgagaataaattttctatcaaCTTTGAGTGATTAAAATGAACGTATTTTTGAATTATAATCAATATTATCATTCAcagagttgaaaattttcgcattATTCATCTGAATTAAAAGTAATCATTCAGTATCTATAAGTTGGCATTGCTGACGTCACTCAATGCATAAGCATAGGAGCTCCGTCCCCTACCCCCACCCTCTCAAAAGATTTAGCAACAACCTTAAAAACATAACACAAGCGTAGTTAAGGGAAAAACATCAACGATAAGAGTGGAGACATCTAGTctctgaataataataataagacaAAGACAACATTTTCAACACTCCCACTTTGACTTtgtcttcttttatttttcttgacgagaattttcatgaaCTCCGATAGCTTCtcgatgaaatttgaatttgtccCGAGATAGTGCTTTGGTAAAGATGTCGGCGTGTTGTTCCCTCGACGGTTTATATTCCAGtaagaattcttttttctcgtactGCTCTCCTATATGATGGTAGCGTACTTCAATGTGTTTGCTTCTCTTGTGAAATACAGGGTTCTTGATTAGCTTAATAGCACTTTGATTATCCAAATACAATATTGTTAGGATTTCTTTTATATTCAAtagatttttgaataaattcttTGTCCAGGTTATTTCTTTTGCAGTTTGGCTTCCTGCTACATATTCTGCTTCAGTAGTTGACAATGCAATTGATTTCTGTCTCTGCGAATTCCATGAGATGATCGCAGAACCGAGCATTATGACGTATCCTATTGTCGAACGACGTGTTTCTGAATCACCTGCATAATCTGCATCACTGTATGCCACTAGTTGCTGTTCCTGGTTGTCTTCGAATTTCAATCCATAGTCTATAGTGGCCTTGAGATATTTGAAAATCCTTTTTACTACTTTCCAATGAGTTTTTGTAGGTGCCTTGAGATATCGACTTGCTCGATTGACAGCAAAGGTGATATCGGGTCTTGATGCCACTGAAAGGTACATCAGGCTACCAATTGCTTCTTGATACGGTGCTGATGTGAGTTCCTGATTTGTTGTCGAATCCCCGCACAAACTTGATTCTTCATGTGAGTCTGCCGGAATAGCCACTGGATTAGCATCTTCCATATTgaatttcttcaatatttttcttgtatAGTTACTTTGGTGCATAAATAAGCTGCCGTCAGAATGTTTCTCAATTTgtaatccaagaaacaaatttaCTTCATTGTGAGTGATTTCAAATTCAGTTTGCAATTCAACGAGAAGTTTGTCGATAAGGTTACGATCCTTTGCAACAACTAGACCATCGTCAATGTAAATTGCCAATAATATTTCATGACCTTTTTTTCTACCTGTAAACACACATGGATCTTCATTAGTTGCTGTcagattatatttttttagtaaatcgGTAAAACGTTGATTCCAACAGCGAGATGATTGTTTTAATCCATACAAGCTACGCTTAAGCTTGCAGACTTTTGAAGTGCCATCTTCATATCCCTCTGGTTGACAcatgtatatttcttcatctatGTTTCCATACAGGAAAGCTGTTTTTACATCAAATTGCTGAATATGTTTGCGTCAAATGGCAGCAATGGCTAGTATAGCTCGAATGGAATCAAACCTGACTACCGGACTGAAAGTCTCGTGATAATCAATCCCTTCTTGTTGTGAAAATCCCCTGGCGACAAGTCTTGCTTTAAATCTTTTTATGTTTCCATTTTCatctcgttttattttaaacgTCCATTTGTTGTCGACTATCCTTCGATTCTTTGGAGCGTCAGTAAGTTCCCAGACTTGATTTTTTAGTAATGCCTTGATTTCTTCATTCATAgctcttttccatttttctgagttttcattttcgaCGGCTTCTTTAAAAGAGTTTGGTTCCTTGGGTTCAGTGAGTTCAGTTATGAATAACTTGTTTATATCGATGAAGTCATTGTACCACCTGGATGGACGTAATGAAGCTCTGTTTCTGAGTTCACGTCCTTGAATTTGCATttgattttcatgatttattgCACCGGCTGCTTTTCATATTCCTCGTTCACTTgttcttcattttctatttcttcttCTTGATCTTTGTTTTGATTATCATGTGGTTCAATCTGATTTTTATCGTTGTCTTCTATTAATTCAGGATTGTCtccttcattttcattgataCTTGAAATATCTGTTATCACAGTTTCatcaatttgatttttcttttcatgttCCTGGTGTGTGCGTCCCGTGAACACAACGTCTATGGTCTATGGTTATTGTATCGTCTTCAGGGTGCCATACTCGATACCCTTTTGTATCTTCAGCATACCCAACCAGAAAACCTCGTTTTGCTTTCGGGTCAAGTTTTCTCCGCTTTTCTTTTGGGATATGTGTGAAAAGTTCTTCTCCAAAAATTCTTAGGTcatctatttttggttttcGCTCAAACCATAATTCATATGGTGTTATTCCTTTCAAACTGCTTGTTCCTGTCCGATTCAGGACGTTAATCACCGTGTTCACTGCCTCAGCCCAGAATCTTGGTTCGAAATCTTTTGCACTTAAAATTGTTCGTGCAGCTTCCATTAATGTTCGATTATCTCTTTCAGCTGACCCATTTTATTCCGGAGTGTAAACGACAGATCGCTGATGTTTGATACCATGTTGATTCGTTAACACCTCCATTTCATGATTGATAAACTCTAGTCCATTGTCCGTGCGTAGAGTTTTAATGCCCCTGGGACATTGTTTTTCTgccttttttatgaaattctctatGCACCGTGTTGTTTCTGCCTTTTCATTGATGAAATAAGCTACCCTGAAGTGGGAATAGTCATCTTTAAGAAGAAGGTAATATTTTGATCCTCCAATTGACCGAGTCGGCATAGGACCACACAAATCAGCATGTATaagttcaccaattttcttcgttcttGAAGTGCTTTTTGGAAAAGGAAGTCTGTGCATTTTTCCCATAGTACATGCTTCacaaaaattatctttttcaGTTTTTGCATGTATTTCAAAACGTTTTAGAATTTCTTTGAcgtgttgaaaattttgatgtaCCAACTTTTCATGCCAGTCCCTTAGTGTGCCTTTTAAACTTATGTTTGCACAGGGTTGTTCGACATTTATTGATGATGTCTCTGGAAGAACGActtcaaatttcattgcaTAAAGTTTTCCTTGCCTTTCTCCCACTGCCACAATACTATTGTCCTTTATAATCTTACACGTGGAACTAGTAGATTGCATTTGTAGACCTTTATCAAGAGCGGCTCCAACTGAGAAAAGGTTATATTTTAACTTGGGTATGTGTAACACATTGACCAGGTAGTTTCTGCACCAGTTCTTATTGTTAAATATTAACACATTGATGCGACCTCTTCCTATTGCTTCTATGCATCCTCCATCACCAATGCACACTGCCAATGGTTCATTAAATGTTTCGTATGTGGTAAACCATTCTTGTTCATTACACATGTGATCACTAGCACTAGAATCCATGTACCAGtcagtttcttttttcttatcaattaTTGTAGACGTGAGCGCTACACTTGTCAGACCCATACCAGCTGATCCGTTGCGTCGAGTGttgttatttctttcttttctctctcctccgcCGCTTTCTTTATGCCAGCATTCTTTCGCCCAATGTCCTGGCTTGCTACATATGTAACACTTTCCCTTTTTCAGTTTCCCTTTTGAACTATTATTGTAATATTCCTTACCTTTTTGAACTTTTGATGTAAAAGCACTTccatttttctcctctcgaGACAATTGTCTTGACTCTTCGATAGTGAGCCTTGATGTAAGGTTTGCTAGGGTGCATTCTTTTATTGGTGCTGACTCCCATGCACTTATAAAATGATTATAATTTGCGGGTAAGGTCATCAGAATCTTGGTTATTACCATCGAGTCCGAGATTGTTTCACCCATGAGCCGGAGTCTATGTGCCAAATCCTCCAATTTCGAAATGTGCGTGGCTATGTCATCTGAGTCCTTTTTTATTGTACTGAACCAACTTTGTTGTAACATATGTATGCTTGCCTCAGATTTTTGTTCATAGATGGACGTTAATTTTTCCCACATTTCTTTTGACGATACACAGTTGATTATGTGTAGTGTAGGTTGTTCTCCTACCGTTGTCGCTATCACCTTTTGTGCTGTAGCGTCGTCCTTGTTCCATTTTGCAAGTTTCTTTCTGTATTCGACGAGCACCGGTTCTGCAACTTCCGCATCCGGTATCACAGGTTTTTCTTCCACACCCGTCACTACATCCCAGATACTACTCGCGTTCAAAATTAAGCGCACTTGAAACTTCCAAATGCCccaattttctatatttttcaatttcactaTTTTTGTGAGTTCACTTTCCATTTTTCCGCACACAGCTAAGatacacaaaaaatattccggtgaacttaaaaaaatttgaattttttttatatattttgtttCACTATATTTCGCGTTGCTTATACTGGGCCCATAACCTGTTaaagttatttcaataaagCAATTCTCACTCTGGATTCGCGAAATATTATTTGAGAAATTTATTGAGCTGATACTTTCAAGATTACAGCTAGAAGCTGTTAAAAACATAACACAAGCGTAGTTAAGGGAAAAACATCAACGATAAGAGTGGAGACATCTAGTctctgaataataataataataagacaAAGACaacattttcaacaattcttCTAGCATCTATCCAAAAGGATCCCATTTCATATGAAGAGGCTGTAAATTCAGAGGATCAAAATTTGTGGGTGCAAGCTATAAAAGAAGAGCTAGATTCGatgaaagaaaacaaagtATGGGAAATAGTCGAGAGACCAAAAGAAAAACCGAACGGTAAAAAACCAAATATAATTGACTCAAAGTTTAAAAAGAAAGTGAATTGCGATGGCACTGTTACGTATAAAGCTCGACTCGTAACGAGAGGATTCAAGGACAAAAACATGTACGAACTAAAGGAAACATACGCACCAGTCTCAAGATTGTCACTCATAAGAGCGACCATTGCCATAATCAACAAAGAGGATTTGGAAGTGTGCCAAATGGATATAAAGACAGCTTTTCTGAATGGTGAACTTGACGAAGAGGTGTTTATGGAGATACCGGATGGAATGAATACCCCAGAAATAATCAGACGAACCAAAGTGTACAAACTGATGAAATCTTTGTACGGATTGAAGGTGAGCCCTAAAAAATGGAATACGAAATTCTCAGAGGAAGTACGCAAGCTAGGTCTAGAAAACGATTTACATGATCCATGTCTGTTCACTTGGAGATTAAAAGGTAAATTAGCAATCGTTTTGCTATATGTAGACGACATGCTAATAGCTAGCAATGATTCAGAGAAGCTTAAACAAATTAAAGACCATTTGAGCAGTGTGTTCCAGATGAAGGACTTAGGAGAACCCAGAAACTTTCTCGGAATGACGATTCAGAGTAATAGAAAAGATAAAAGCATCTTAATACACCAAGCGGTCTATATGGagaaaattctggaaaaattcGACATGAAAGAGTGCAAACCGCAAAATACCCCAATGGTGACTCGACAAGTGAAGAACAGAAACAAAAGAACTAAGCTGAACACAGAGAAATTGGAGATAGCTGACGAAGTTAAAAAGGTGCCCTACAGAGACGCCATCGGGAGCCTGATGTATTTGGCAAATGCCACCCGACCAGATATAGCCAATTACCTGGCAAGAAAACAACTAGAGCCCACTGAGGAAGACTGGACGGATGTGAAAAGAATATTTAGATATTTAAGAGGATCCACGAGTCTGGGAATAAAATTCACATCCACATCTGACAATCTAGAGGTACTGACAGACTCCAGTTTCAGAGACTGTGAAAAGTCAACATCCACTGGTGGCTACATTATGAAGTTGTTCGGAGATGTCATCGCGTGGAGGAGTCGTAAGCAGTCCTGTCCGACCCTGTCTACTTGTCAGGCAGAGTACCTGGCTATGAGCGATGCATGCCAAGAGGTGATATCGCTCGATAAGTCAATTCGATACATAATAGGTCGAACTTTGTTTCCTATCAACATATGGTGTGATAGCAGATCTGCAAAAGAGTGCACTGAAATGGACGGGAGTCACAAACTCAAAACGTTCGATCAGAGTGTGCACGATATTCAGAGAGCCTTATCATTCAGAGAAGAAATGGGAACTAGAAAACCCATGGCAGAATCTCATGGAGACTTTATAAAACAATGTGTTGACGACAAAAAGGTCAAAGTTTTGTGGATACCTACTAAAGAAAATTTGGCCGATACTATGACAAAGCCTCTGGCGGAAAGAGAGTTCATGTATCTAAGAGAATTGATCACGAAAATTAAATACTAAAATAATTCAGACTGTGATATCAACAGTTTGGGATGctagaattaataattttgttttatgtTTACAGCCTAAAATTTGCAGTTTCCAAACAAGTGAAAAACGGACGGAAGCTGCGTCAAAATCGACAAAGGGAGGGAGTGTAATGGAAGGGCTTTGTCGAGTACGACGAGTGAGCACGGTGTGCTGGCGTGGCAATCGCGGGAACTGTTTCCCCCTCCCTGTTGCCAACTGCGCAGAGCTCGGGGCTTGTGCAGTTCGACGGTGTCTCTTGTAAGGAGAGGAGCTTCAGAGCTATTAAAGAGTGTAAAATAAACTCGTACGAAGACAAACTGTGGTTTAGTTTAATTGGTCCTACAATTATGCAATTATGCAATTGAGAAGACGAAGGTGATGGTTTTTAGGAAGGGAGGggggagaaggaaaaagataGAATGGAAATGGAAGGATAGAAGAATAGAGGAAGTGAGGGAAGTGCAATATTTAGGCTTTTGGTTTAAGAGTAACGGGGGGTTAGAAAAGCATATAAAAGATAGAGTTAGGAAAGTGGTGATAGTAATGAGACAGGTGTGGGGGATcgggaaaagaaaattcggaAAGAACTGGGAGAGGAGGATGTGGCTTTACGACTCGCTGGTGTGGACGGTGATGGCATACGGGGTGGAAATATGGGGATGGGAGGAGTGACAGGGAATGGAAAGGCTGCAAGATAGGTATATAAGGTGGACGATGGGCTTAGAATGGACAACACCAGGGTACATGGTAAGGGAGGAGACGAAGAGGGAGAAAATAAGGACAAGAGCCACTAGGAGGGCATGGAAGTACGAGGAGAAATTAGAGGAGGGGAGGGGAAGCGAATTAGCGAGAATCTGTTGGGAAGAGACTAGAAGGAAAGAGCAAAGAAACAGGGAGCTATCGGGatgggaaaaaagaagaaaggaaagcagggaaaaggagagagtggaggaaagacaaaaaatggaaaaatggatggagagagacagggaAGAACAG includes the following:
- the LOC122413334 gene encoding uncharacterized mitochondrial protein AtMg00820-like; translated protein: MQIQGRELRNRASLRPSRWYNDFIDINKLFITELTEPKEPNSFKEAVENENSEKWKRAMNEEIKALLKNQVWELTDAPKNRRIVDNKWTFKIKRDENGNIKRFKARLVARGFSQQEGIDYHETFSPVVRFDSIRAILAIAAI